Proteins encoded in a region of the Bacteroidales bacterium WCE2004 genome:
- a CDS encoding Ig-like domain (group 2) produces the protein MKKLFKTIRAAALGLLVLGTASCCLKDIPVTGLSLSQTSLTLIEGEEAHLTVTVTPADATDPSVVWRSSDASVATVNDGLVKAVAPGTATITVSTPDGLQTASCIVTVNRQAVPVASVSLDKTSLEMTVGDEATLTATVAPADAEVKTVSWSSSDEGVATVADGKVTAVGAGSATITVTTTDGGKTATCAVTVAAPQPKELAFVKMEAERLPDMLTPRADFVLYPMANGEILAAGGHTTGFSPTSSAEYYKDGTWTALDGMTARHDMPFSVALPDGRLLIGGGCSSGGGVGQSASVDAFDPAGKTFSSFAPMFSERALTRAVAVGKNVLVSGNWYAGDGLEMWTEGADAFTSVKGVSQGRHFPYMFQTSADNAIIFGSYDTHGSNLSEIIVDRYQGDPFTPELFGDWRPAGVGANWRAADCAVGEYTYLLMLSRADVHNNRGGAVALLQGEDISLLPTDYEIPDRCEFGDIYFAGPVVADRSKSVAYAFGFNGDNANAVYYILKIEYADALSGGKAKLTMYYSDVLETFGGAYQGGIALMSDGRLMAAGGITNSNYSPYSTVYAFKPF, from the coding sequence ATGAAAAAACTATTCAAAACAATCCGTGCGGCGGCGCTGGGCCTGTTGGTCCTGGGCACTGCCTCCTGTTGTCTCAAAGACATTCCCGTGACCGGTCTCTCCCTCTCCCAGACGTCCCTGACGCTGATTGAAGGCGAGGAGGCGCACCTGACGGTGACGGTCACGCCGGCCGACGCCACCGATCCCAGCGTCGTCTGGCGCAGCTCCGATGCGTCCGTGGCGACGGTGAACGACGGCCTGGTCAAGGCCGTCGCGCCCGGCACCGCGACCATCACCGTGTCGACGCCGGACGGCCTCCAGACGGCGTCCTGTATCGTTACGGTGAACCGCCAGGCAGTCCCGGTCGCGTCCGTGAGCCTGGACAAGACCTCGCTCGAGATGACCGTCGGCGACGAGGCCACGTTGACGGCCACCGTCGCGCCGGCCGATGCTGAAGTCAAGACCGTCAGCTGGAGCAGCTCCGACGAGGGTGTCGCGACCGTCGCGGATGGCAAGGTGACGGCTGTCGGCGCCGGCAGCGCGACGATCACCGTCACGACGACCGACGGCGGCAAGACCGCGACCTGCGCGGTGACCGTCGCCGCGCCGCAGCCGAAGGAGCTGGCGTTCGTGAAGATGGAGGCGGAGCGGCTGCCCGACATGTTGACTCCGCGGGCCGACTTCGTCCTGTACCCGATGGCGAACGGCGAAATCCTCGCCGCAGGCGGCCATACGACGGGATTCTCTCCGACCAGCAGCGCGGAATACTACAAGGACGGCACCTGGACGGCGCTGGACGGCATGACGGCGCGCCATGATATGCCGTTCTCGGTCGCCCTCCCTGACGGGCGGCTCCTGATCGGCGGCGGGTGTTCCTCTGGCGGCGGCGTCGGCCAGTCCGCGTCAGTGGACGCCTTTGACCCGGCCGGAAAGACTTTCTCCTCTTTCGCGCCGATGTTCAGCGAGCGAGCCCTGACCCGTGCCGTGGCAGTCGGGAAGAATGTCCTGGTTTCGGGCAACTGGTATGCCGGAGACGGCCTTGAAATGTGGACCGAAGGGGCCGACGCCTTCACTTCCGTGAAAGGTGTGTCTCAGGGACGCCATTTCCCCTATATGTTCCAGACTTCCGCGGACAACGCCATCATCTTCGGCTCATACGATACCCATGGCAGCAACCTGTCCGAAATCATCGTCGACCGCTATCAGGGCGATCCTTTCACGCCGGAGTTGTTCGGGGACTGGCGGCCTGCAGGCGTCGGTGCCAACTGGCGCGCTGCGGACTGCGCCGTCGGCGAGTATACGTATCTGCTGATGCTGAGCCGTGCGGATGTCCACAATAACCGGGGCGGTGCTGTCGCACTGCTTCAGGGAGAGGACATCTCCCTGCTGCCGACGGATTATGAAATCCCCGACAGATGCGAGTTCGGCGATATCTACTTCGCCGGCCCCGTGGTGGCAGACAGGAGCAAGAGCGTCGCTTATGCTTTCGGTTTCAACGGCGATAACGCGAATGCGGTCTATTACATCCTGAAGATCGAGTATGCCGATGCGCTCAGCGGCGGCAAGGCGAAGCTC
- a CDS encoding putative oligopeptide transporter, OPT family yields MTILFSAAAAYLGLKVGQVFEAAIPIAIIAVGLTGALKKVGGLGQNVIIQSIGACSGVVVAGAIFTLPAIYILGLDVNFWQMFLSSMLGGFLGILFLIPFRKYFVQEMHGKYPFPEATATTQVLVSGEGGGKSARTLLAAGLIGGLYDFVVATFGAWAETLSTTVMHWGQVVSDKAKVVLKLNTGAAVLGLGYIVGLKYSFIICCGSFLVWLVIIPLMNLIWGGNVIDLMGTGISQTIAEMSPDQIFREYARHIGIGGIATAGIIGIIRSAGVIKSAVGLATSEFKRKGGAAVGQAERTQADLPMKTVVWGIAIALLAVFAFFAFGGMVHTVWQALVGLVIVAVIAFLFTTVAANAIAIVGTNPVSGMTIMTLIITALVLAAVSLKGNAGMVAAMVIGGVVCTALSTAGGLITDFKIGYWIGTTPKKQEAWKFVGIAVAAATVGGVMLILNKTYGFTGDGALVAPQANAMAAVIQPMMSGGSAPWLLYGIGALIAALLTVFKVPALAFCLGMFIPIDLNLPLLLGGAISWFVSTRSKDAAVNTARQEKGTLIASGFIAGGALMGVVSAILKFAKVDWFLADWNTVAAGHAASGAEAIAILPLIGICVYMIVSSMRKQS; encoded by the coding sequence ATGACCATCCTCTTTTCCGCCGCCGCGGCCTATCTCGGGCTGAAGGTCGGCCAGGTCTTCGAGGCCGCCATCCCGATCGCCATCATCGCCGTGGGACTCACCGGCGCCCTGAAGAAAGTGGGCGGCCTGGGACAGAACGTCATCATCCAGAGCATCGGAGCCTGCTCCGGCGTGGTGGTGGCAGGCGCCATCTTCACCCTCCCGGCCATCTACATCCTCGGCCTGGACGTCAACTTCTGGCAGATGTTCCTGAGCTCGATGCTCGGCGGTTTCCTCGGCATCCTGTTCCTCATCCCGTTCCGCAAATACTTCGTGCAGGAGATGCACGGCAAATATCCTTTCCCCGAAGCGACGGCCACCACGCAGGTGCTCGTGAGCGGCGAGGGCGGCGGCAAGAGCGCCCGCACCCTGCTGGCCGCCGGCTTGATCGGCGGTCTGTATGACTTCGTGGTCGCCACCTTCGGTGCCTGGGCCGAGACGCTCAGCACCACGGTGATGCACTGGGGCCAGGTGGTCTCCGACAAGGCCAAGGTGGTGCTCAAACTCAACACCGGCGCCGCCGTGCTCGGCCTGGGCTACATCGTCGGCCTCAAGTATTCCTTCATCATCTGCTGCGGCTCCTTCCTTGTCTGGCTCGTCATCATCCCGCTGATGAACCTCATCTGGGGCGGCAACGTCATCGACCTGATGGGCACGGGCATCTCCCAGACCATCGCCGAGATGTCCCCGGACCAGATTTTCCGTGAATACGCCCGCCACATCGGCATCGGCGGCATCGCCACGGCCGGCATCATCGGCATCATCCGGAGCGCCGGCGTGATCAAGAGCGCGGTGGGCCTCGCCACCAGCGAATTCAAGCGCAAGGGCGGCGCCGCCGTCGGACAGGCCGAGCGCACGCAGGCCGACCTCCCGATGAAGACGGTCGTCTGGGGCATCGCCATCGCCCTGCTCGCCGTGTTTGCCTTCTTCGCCTTCGGCGGCATGGTCCACACGGTCTGGCAGGCCCTTGTCGGCCTGGTCATCGTGGCCGTGATCGCGTTCCTCTTCACGACGGTGGCCGCCAACGCCATTGCCATCGTGGGCACGAACCCGGTGAGCGGCATGACCATCATGACGCTGATCATCACGGCGCTCGTGCTCGCGGCCGTGAGCCTCAAGGGCAACGCCGGCATGGTGGCCGCCATGGTCATCGGCGGCGTGGTCTGCACGGCGCTGAGCACTGCCGGCGGCCTGATCACCGACTTCAAGATCGGTTACTGGATCGGCACGACGCCCAAGAAGCAGGAAGCCTGGAAATTCGTCGGCATCGCCGTGGCGGCTGCGACCGTGGGCGGCGTGATGCTGATTCTCAACAAGACGTATGGATTCACGGGCGACGGCGCCCTGGTGGCCCCGCAGGCCAATGCGATGGCGGCCGTCATCCAGCCGATGATGAGCGGCGGCAGCGCCCCCTGGCTCCTCTACGGCATCGGCGCGCTGATCGCTGCCCTGCTGACCGTGTTCAAGGTACCGGCCCTCGCTTTCTGCCTGGGCATGTTCATCCCGATCGACCTCAACCTCCCGCTGCTGCTCGGCGGTGCCATCTCCTGGTTCGTCAGCACCCGCAGCAAGGACGCCGCCGTCAACACGGCGCGTCAGGAGAAGGGCACGCTCATCGCCAGCGGCTTCATCGCCGGCGGTGCGCTGATGGGCGTGGTCTCGGCCATCCTCAAGTTCGCGAAGGTGGACTGGTTCCTGGCAGACTGGAATACGGTCGCCGCAGGACATGCCGCTTCCGGCGCGGAGGCCATCGCCATCCTGCCGCTGATCGGCATCTGTGTCTATATGATCGTCTCTTCGATGCGGAAGCAGTCCTAG
- a CDS encoding Helix-turn-helix domain-containing protein, protein MRYTWPHLLPLLILASCTTGTSRPSAPESGPELNGIPVKKMLVERLPDLNTPRSMHAICEVGGELVVFGGTTTGFTSTRTAEYYAMGQWHQIPMLYNHPSGFATELASGEILLGGGCNEDFGIGQSWGVERYLPAKHRFESLPILDRKRACPTAAELPDGSIVVSGNWYADDDIGLFQPGGLFEQLKASAVQRSFPYIFPTATDNAIIFGAQDPRGAPCDPVVDRLRGDSFTVPLFDEYRPMTLPSGFFSPRQYCIGDPDAGDYSYLIPVLRDSTEVRLALLRGEEFSLLETDRPIPTPAELQQGDFQTGFAFFVDRSARRAWLYQSDLPGCSFVRIEYGPALEGGKASLTVYRTEPLYSGLQTAYLLSDGRFFLAGGGPAGKEMNFLPVKATALLTPEDLAVAPLRSGRQTGLLALLVLAVAGILAWALSRPRKAPQEQPSASERAEQELIDKVAALMEKEQLFRRQSLKILDVAQRLGTNVTYISSCINNLHGGTFNDFVNRYRVRYVQQWLLEHPDKKVTEAVEESGFSSEASFFRNFKTLTGQAPSEWLAAQKENGTAS, encoded by the coding sequence ATGAGATACACCTGGCCCCACCTGCTCCCCCTGCTGATTCTCGCATCCTGTACGACCGGGACGTCCCGTCCTTCGGCGCCTGAAAGCGGGCCCGAACTGAATGGCATTCCGGTCAAGAAGATGCTCGTTGAGCGCCTGCCGGACCTCAACACCCCGCGCTCCATGCACGCCATCTGCGAGGTCGGCGGCGAGCTCGTCGTCTTCGGCGGCACCACCACGGGATTCACCTCCACCCGGACCGCCGAATACTATGCGATGGGACAATGGCACCAGATCCCGATGCTCTACAACCATCCCTCGGGCTTCGCCACAGAGCTTGCCTCCGGCGAAATCCTGCTGGGCGGCGGCTGCAACGAGGATTTCGGCATCGGCCAGAGCTGGGGCGTCGAGCGCTATCTCCCCGCGAAGCACCGTTTCGAGTCGCTCCCGATCCTGGACCGCAAGCGCGCCTGCCCCACGGCCGCCGAGCTGCCGGACGGGTCCATCGTGGTCAGCGGCAACTGGTATGCTGACGACGACATCGGCCTCTTCCAGCCGGGCGGCCTCTTCGAGCAGCTCAAGGCTTCCGCCGTGCAGCGGTCATTCCCCTATATCTTCCCCACGGCCACTGACAATGCCATCATTTTCGGCGCGCAGGATCCCCGTGGCGCCCCCTGCGACCCCGTGGTCGACCGCCTCCGCGGCGACTCCTTCACGGTCCCGCTGTTCGACGAATACCGCCCCATGACGCTCCCGAGCGGGTTTTTCTCCCCCAGGCAATACTGCATCGGCGACCCGGACGCCGGGGACTATTCCTATCTGATCCCTGTCCTGCGCGACAGCACGGAAGTCCGCCTCGCGCTCCTGCGCGGAGAGGAATTCTCCCTGCTGGAGACCGACCGTCCGATTCCCACGCCGGCGGAACTTCAGCAAGGCGATTTCCAGACCGGCTTCGCCTTCTTCGTGGACCGCTCCGCCCGCCGCGCATGGCTGTATCAATCTGACCTGCCAGGCTGCTCGTTCGTCCGCATCGAATACGGACCGGCCCTGGAGGGCGGCAAGGCCAGCCTGACGGTCTACCGCACGGAGCCGCTGTATTCCGGCCTGCAGACGGCCTACCTGCTCTCCGACGGCCGTTTCTTCCTGGCCGGCGGCGGCCCGGCGGGCAAGGAGATGAATTTCCTGCCGGTCAAGGCCACCGCCCTGCTCACCCCCGAAGACCTGGCCGTCGCCCCGCTGCGCTCCGGCCGGCAGACGGGCCTGCTGGCCCTGCTGGTCCTCGCCGTCGCAGGCATCCTGGCCTGGGCTCTCTCGCGCCCCCGCAAGGCACCGCAAGAGCAGCCGAGCGCCAGCGAGCGCGCGGAGCAGGAGCTGATCGACAAGGTCGCCGCGCTGATGGAAAAGGAGCAGCTGTTCCGCCGGCAGAGCCTGAAGATTCTAGACGTGGCGCAGCGGCTGGGCACCAACGTCACCTACATCTCATCCTGCATCAACAATCTCCACGGCGGCACGTTCAACGATTTCGTGAACCGCTACCGCGTCCGCTACGTGCAGCAGTGGCTGCTGGAGCACCCGGACAAGAAAGTCACGGAAGCCGTCGAAGAATCCGGCTTCTCGAGCGAAGCCTCCTTCTTCCGCAACTTCAAGACCCTGACCGGGCAGGCCCCTTCGGAGTGGCTTGCCGCGCAGAAAGAGAACGGAACAGCCAGCTAG
- a CDS encoding periplasmic chaperone for outer membrane proteins SurA produces MKNKMLKMAAAAVLMAVMALPSSAQKYRGVIDKSVALVGGEMISLSDIEAEAQALRAQGLPADRCQILEGMMQAKLFVAQARVDSLVLNQDNASAQLEQYVAQMLTRAGGQDQLEEYLGKPLYKLRQEWRMQIEEQTLAQQEQREIAGAVPDLTPYDVKQYLDTAATSSLPIVPIKYQMSQICVYPDREAAAMAVKERLLAIRERIINGERFATLARLYSEDPGSARKGGELGMASKSIFWPAFSDAAMALRPGNISQIVETPDGFHLIEVLQKQGDMFNARHILIKPSYTSADQEKAFHRLDSIRTAILDSTITFETAARFYSEDPATRTNGGQMADPETGSAYFEIDQLKPQDYAAVQGLKPGEISEPIESLDNEGRNGNLVYKIVRLDRIIPAHPASFEKDYTDLLELVQNEKITKAIDDFLDEKIKSSYIVIDPLFGDCEFSRKGWSTRVRKDD; encoded by the coding sequence ATGAAGAATAAGATGCTGAAAATGGCGGCCGCTGCCGTCCTGATGGCCGTGATGGCCCTGCCTTCGTCCGCCCAGAAATACCGTGGCGTCATCGACAAGTCCGTCGCCCTGGTGGGCGGCGAGATGATCAGCCTGTCGGACATCGAGGCCGAGGCCCAGGCGCTGCGTGCCCAGGGCCTGCCCGCCGACCGCTGCCAGATCCTCGAGGGCATGATGCAAGCCAAGCTTTTCGTGGCCCAGGCCCGCGTGGACTCCCTGGTGCTCAACCAGGACAACGCCAGCGCCCAGCTGGAGCAGTATGTCGCCCAGATGCTGACCCGTGCCGGCGGCCAGGACCAGCTGGAGGAGTATCTCGGCAAGCCGCTCTACAAGCTTCGCCAGGAGTGGCGCATGCAGATCGAGGAGCAGACCCTCGCGCAGCAGGAGCAGCGTGAGATTGCCGGTGCGGTCCCCGACCTGACCCCGTACGACGTCAAGCAGTATCTCGACACGGCCGCGACTTCTTCGCTGCCGATCGTGCCGATCAAATACCAGATGAGCCAGATCTGCGTCTATCCCGACCGGGAGGCTGCGGCGATGGCCGTCAAGGAGCGCCTGCTCGCCATCCGCGAGCGCATCATCAACGGCGAGCGTTTCGCCACGCTGGCGCGCCTGTATTCCGAAGATCCCGGCAGCGCCCGCAAGGGCGGCGAGCTGGGCATGGCCTCCAAGTCCATCTTCTGGCCCGCGTTCTCGGATGCGGCGATGGCCCTGCGGCCCGGCAACATCTCCCAGATCGTGGAGACCCCGGACGGCTTCCACCTCATCGAGGTCCTGCAGAAGCAGGGTGACATGTTCAACGCCCGCCACATCCTGATCAAGCCCAGCTACACGTCTGCCGACCAGGAGAAGGCATTCCACAGGCTGGACAGCATCCGGACCGCGATCCTGGATAGCACGATCACGTTTGAGACGGCGGCCCGCTTCTACTCCGAGGACCCCGCCACCCGCACCAACGGCGGCCAGATGGCCGACCCGGAGACCGGCTCCGCCTATTTCGAGATCGACCAGCTCAAGCCGCAGGACTATGCGGCCGTCCAGGGCCTGAAGCCCGGCGAGATCTCCGAGCCGATCGAGTCGCTCGACAACGAAGGCCGCAACGGCAACCTGGTCTACAAGATCGTCCGGCTGGACCGCATCATTCCCGCCCACCCGGCTTCGTTCGAGAAGGACTACACCGACCTGCTGGAGCTGGTCCAGAACGAGAAGATCACGAAGGCCATCGACGACTTCCTGGACGAAAAGATCAAGAGCAGCTACATTGTCATAGATCCCCTGTTCGGGGACTGTGAGTTCTCCCGCAAAGGATGGTCCACCCGAGTCAGAAAAGACGATTGA
- a CDS encoding OstA-like protein, protein MVHPSQKRRLILFAAFLLAALPLSAQDKSGQTDSLVRLLNARYLEQVETGGRMARRSVEPTFLHNGTYLSCDSALWHVEDKIINCFGHVRLVQGESVLTSEQLDYLIDESLAQFRGGVVELRNRQDNILRTRILDYNTKDSLAIFRGGAAMMSSDGQIIESDEGTYANARGLFTFSGNVNMFTDSVFVRTSLLNYGSDTERADFLEPIDFWKEGNMLSAGRGWYERRADTFFFQEAVHGLGETAESWSDSLFYYRIPNDVLMLGSVQIQDQSRKVAAMGDRLQYVDSLARVTLEERASAALWDDGREQPDTTYLGAQRFVYWTVPRCDVDGQEVKLADKRREEMLGDPVSEYRRRAAKEAAQAREEALRDDPQAQAQRQAQAARRNAAAGRKPGEPGQPTASAPAPAAAPDSPALPDSTVLAADTLQVAVDTLPPPKDTTKVGFLLSRGDVRIFRKDMQVRCDSLRYSDLDSIARLYIDPVVWNEGRRQYNSDSLFVLIRNDRMERANLLSNAFIHTEEPGGYFDQIKSTDVIAYFSDSTSLRRFDALGGVTALIYLEENETIATVNKTESKMMMATFDGEGNVEHVYNFDSPKSDAYPVVQLPAAEHKLRGFNWQPERRPRDKFDVTAMVVRDSEREAYEARPKAEFKQTDVYFPGHMTELYAGLEKAREAKRTRRAEPEGDEILRSAQHDTLAARHDTLALRDSTGALRDSIVVLRDSTVVLSEAKNLPDTLSNAPQAPADTTTYMTDRELRRALRIARRDARWAELDARDAAKAKAREARKAARKERAAARAAARAKKQAEIDAAKLQKYIERYQKQKERHEARKQKPVPSGERAPAPEAGRELPAPPEGE, encoded by the coding sequence ATGGTCCACCCGAGTCAGAAAAGACGATTGATCCTCTTCGCGGCCTTCCTGCTTGCCGCGCTGCCCCTGTCTGCCCAAGACAAATCCGGGCAGACGGATTCTTTGGTACGTCTGCTCAACGCCCGCTACCTGGAGCAGGTGGAGACGGGCGGCCGGATGGCGCGCAGGTCCGTGGAGCCGACTTTCCTGCATAACGGCACCTACTTGTCCTGCGATTCGGCCCTCTGGCACGTGGAGGACAAGATCATCAACTGCTTCGGCCACGTCCGGCTCGTGCAGGGCGAATCGGTGCTGACCAGCGAACAGCTGGACTATCTCATCGACGAGAGCCTCGCCCAGTTCCGCGGCGGGGTGGTCGAGCTGCGCAACCGCCAGGACAACATCCTGCGCACGCGCATCCTGGATTACAACACGAAGGACAGCCTGGCCATCTTCCGCGGCGGGGCTGCGATGATGAGCTCCGACGGGCAGATCATCGAGAGCGACGAAGGGACCTACGCCAACGCGCGGGGCCTTTTCACTTTCTCCGGCAACGTCAATATGTTCACGGACTCCGTGTTCGTGCGCACGAGCCTGCTCAATTACGGATCCGACACCGAGCGGGCGGACTTCCTCGAGCCCATCGATTTCTGGAAGGAAGGGAACATGCTCTCGGCCGGGCGCGGATGGTATGAGCGCCGGGCGGACACCTTCTTCTTCCAGGAGGCCGTGCACGGCCTGGGCGAGACGGCGGAGTCCTGGAGCGACAGCCTTTTCTATTACCGGATTCCCAACGACGTCCTGATGCTGGGCAGCGTCCAGATCCAGGACCAGAGCCGCAAGGTGGCGGCGATGGGCGACCGGCTGCAATATGTCGACTCGCTGGCGCGCGTGACCCTGGAGGAGCGCGCTTCCGCGGCCCTGTGGGACGACGGGCGCGAACAGCCCGACACGACTTATCTGGGTGCACAGCGTTTCGTCTACTGGACGGTCCCGCGCTGCGACGTGGACGGGCAGGAGGTCAAGCTGGCCGACAAGCGGCGTGAGGAGATGCTGGGCGACCCGGTCTCGGAATACCGCCGCCGGGCGGCGAAAGAGGCCGCGCAGGCCCGCGAAGAGGCCCTGCGCGACGATCCGCAGGCGCAGGCGCAGCGGCAGGCCCAGGCGGCGCGCCGCAACGCGGCCGCCGGGCGCAAGCCCGGGGAGCCGGGCCAGCCTACGGCCTCTGCCCCGGCCCCGGCGGCCGCCCCGGACAGCCCTGCGCTGCCCGACAGCACGGTCCTGGCTGCCGACACGCTGCAGGTCGCGGTCGACACCCTGCCGCCGCCCAAGGATACGACCAAGGTCGGCTTCCTCCTCTCCCGCGGCGACGTCCGCATTTTCCGCAAGGACATGCAGGTCCGTTGCGACTCCCTGCGCTACAGCGACCTCGATTCCATCGCCCGGCTCTACATCGATCCGGTGGTGTGGAACGAAGGTCGGCGCCAATACAACTCCGACAGCCTTTTCGTCCTGATCCGCAACGACAGGATGGAGCGGGCCAACCTCCTCTCCAACGCGTTCATCCACACGGAGGAGCCGGGCGGCTATTTCGACCAGATCAAGAGCACGGACGTGATCGCGTATTTCAGCGATTCCACCTCCCTGCGCCGCTTCGACGCGCTGGGCGGCGTCACGGCCCTGATCTATCTGGAGGAGAACGAGACCATCGCCACCGTCAACAAGACGGAGAGCAAGATGATGATGGCCACCTTCGACGGGGAAGGCAACGTGGAGCACGTCTACAATTTCGATTCGCCCAAGAGCGACGCCTATCCGGTGGTGCAGCTCCCGGCCGCCGAACACAAGCTGCGCGGCTTCAACTGGCAGCCCGAGCGGCGCCCCAGGGACAAGTTCGACGTGACCGCGATGGTGGTCCGGGATTCCGAACGGGAGGCCTACGAGGCCCGTCCGAAGGCGGAGTTCAAGCAGACGGACGTCTATTTCCCGGGGCACATGACCGAGCTCTATGCCGGCCTGGAGAAGGCCCGGGAGGCGAAGCGGACCCGGCGGGCGGAGCCTGAAGGGGACGAGATCCTTCGCTCCGCGCAGCATGACACCCTGGCGGCCCGGCATGACACCCTGGCGTTGCGGGATTCAACTGGCGCGTTGCGGGATTCTATTGTCGTTCTGCGGGATTCTACTGTCGTTCTGAGCGAAGCGAAGAATCTCCCCGACACCCTCTCCAATGCGCCCCAGGCCCCTGCGGACACCACGACCTATATGACCGACCGCGAGCTCAGGCGCGCCCTGCGCATCGCGCGCCGCGACGCCCGCTGGGCGGAGCTGGATGCGCGCGACGCCGCCAAGGCGAAGGCCAGGGAGGCGCGCAAGGCGGCCCGCAAGGAGCGCGCTGCCGCCCGGGCCGCGGCCCGCGCGAAGAAACAGGCAGAGATTGATGCGGCCAAGCTGCAGAAATACATAGAACGCTATCAAAAACAGAAAGAGCGCCATGAAGCAAGAAAACAAAAACCTGTCCCTTCCGGAGAACGCGCACCGGCCCCTGAAGCCGGGCGAGAGCTACCAGCCCCTCCTGAAGGCGAATGA